The Oncorhynchus gorbuscha isolate QuinsamMale2020 ecotype Even-year unplaced genomic scaffold, OgorEven_v1.0 Un_scaffold_13999, whole genome shotgun sequence DNA window CCTAAATACTTCTTCCAATAGTTATTTCCTTTTTAGAGATTACAATTTCAGAAAAATTTAACATTTCAAAGCCCTGTACCTGGTGCCACTCTCCTGTCCATCTCGCTGACGTGTTCCTTGACTAGGCCGGTGTTCAGGTTCATGATGAATCGTCTGGAGGGCTCTGTTCCCTGTCTACGTTCCTCCACTGGGACGCTCCGGACCTCAGCCTCGACCAGCCTCACATctacagggagaaggagatggccACTGAATAAACAATTCAAGTGGACAGGCTTTTAGATATGGATacgaatatctatatatatatttagtgtatatcaaaaataaaaacatctgttGTACTTtgtaatctgtctctctcatcctgaGGTGTCAGTTTCatgcttctctccatctctccaacagGCCTGATGATGCGTCCGCTCCTGATGTCCACTAGAGTTTTCTGGGAGTTCTTGGTCCCCTGTCTGTACTCATCCACAGAGGAAGGAGTGTACActggagaggagcagggagaaagACAATATATAAAACCCaaaatgttaaaaataaataacatttctGGATAATgtaacatttcaaagtcctgtaCCTGGTGGCACTCTCCTGTCCATCTCACTGACGTGTTCCTTGACTAGGCCGGTGTTCAGGTCCATGAGGAAGCGTCTGGAGGGCTCTGTTCCCTGTCTGCGCTCCTCCACTGGGACGCTCCAGGGCAAAACATCAGCCCTCACCcatcctcccactctcctctggactgggactgggacctCCATAGGCTCTGGATAGGAAATACATGGGTTAAGTGCTCAAGAACATTTTAGTATATTCTCTCTCtattacaaatacacacactctctcaccctgaggagtcattatcatgcttctctccatctctccgacAGGTTTGATGATGCGTCCGCTCCTGATGTCCACCAGAGTCTTCTGGGAGTTCTCGGTTCCCTGTCTGAACTCATCCACAGAGGGAGGAACgtacactggagagagagagagaaatatacagaCACAATATATGTTACACTGTTTTCAGCAGTATCTGTTACACTGTTTTCACCCATATCTGTTACACTGTTTTCACCCATATCAGTTACACTGTTTTCACCCATATCTGTTACACTGTTTTCACCCATATCTGTTACACTGTTTTCACCCATATCAGTTACACTGTTTTCAGCCATATCAGTTACACTGTTTTCACCCATATCTGTTACACTGTTTTCACCCATATCTGTTACACTGTTTTCACCCATATCAGTTACACTTTTTTCACCCATATCAGTTACACTGTTTTCACCCACATCAGTTCCACTGTTTTCACCCATATCTTTAACATTGTTTTCACCCATATCAGTTACACTGTTTTCAGCAAGCCTTAGCTTCCAAAGCTAATGTCTGTAGGACTGCTAGAAAACCTGTGCTTACTGAGTCCAGGGGAGAAAGACAATATATAAAGcccaaattgtaaaaaataacatTTCAATGCCCTGTACCTGGTGCCACTCTCCTGTCCATCTCGTTGATATGTTCCTTGACGAGGCCGGTGTTCAGGTCCATGAGGAAGCGTCTGGAGGGCTCTGTTCCCTGTCTGCGCTCCTCCACTGGGACGCTCCGGGGCAGAACCAGGACCCTGCGATCCTGAAGCCTACCTCTAGGGGATGCCACTACATGATCCCTCAGTGGGGCAGCAT harbors:
- the LOC124030692 gene encoding uncharacterized protein LOC124030692 gives rise to the protein MLTFTLLLLALSSLHAAPLRDHVVASPRGRLQDRRVLVLPRSVPVEERRQGTEPSRRFLMDLNTGLVKEHINEMDRRVAPVYVPPSVDEFRQGTENSQKTLVDIRSGRIIKPVGEMERSMIMTPQEPMEVPVPVQRRVGGWVRADVLPWSVPVEERRQGTEPSRRFLMDLNTGLVKEHVSEMDRRVPPVYTPSSVDEYRQGTKNSQKTLVDIRSGRIIRPVGEMERSMKLTPQDERDRLQNVRLVEAEVRSVPVEERRQGTEPSRRFIMNLNTGLVKEHVSEMDRRVAP